AGCTCGGCCGGCTCTGGTACGAGCACGGCAAGCTGCTGGAGAAGAAGAACACCTTCACCGATTTCATCTCGGTGGCCGAGCATCTGGTGGACACCGGCATCACCCGACCGGAGAACCTGGTCGCGCTCGGCGGAAGTGCCGGCGGTCTGCTGATGGGCGCCGTGGCCAACATGGCGCCGCAGCTGTTCGCGGGCATCCTCGCGCAGGTACCGTTCGTGGACCCGTTGACCAGCATCCTGGACCCGACGCTGCCGCTCACCATCACCGAATGGGACGAGTGGGGAAACCCGTTGGACGACAGCGAGGTCTACGCCTACATGAAGTCCTACGCACCGTACGAGAACGTGGCCGCCGTCGACTACCCGGCGATCCTGGCGATGACCTCGCTGCACGACACCCGGGTGCTCTACGTCGAGCCGGCCAAGTGGGTGGCCGCGCTGCGCCACACCAAGACCGACGACCATCCGGTGCTGCTGAAGACCCAGATGAGCGCCGGGCACGGCGGGATCAGCGGCCGCTACGAACGCTGGAAGGAAGTGGCCTTCCAGTACGCGTGGTTGCTGACCGTCGCGGACCCGTCGGTGCAGTGACGCGGGCGTGTTAGCGTCGGGCCATGAGCCTCAACGATATTGCGCTGACCACCCTTGACGGTGGGTCGACGTCGCTGGCCGAGTACTCCGACCGGGCCGTGCTGGTGGTCAACGTCGCCTCCAAGTGCGGGCTGACGCCGCAGTACAGCGGGCTCGAGCAGCTGGCCCGCGACTACGGCGAGCGTGGCCTGACCGTGCTCGGCGTGCCGTGCAACCAGTTCATGGGTCAGGAGCCCGGCACGGCCGAGGAGATCCAGACGTTCTGTTCGACCACCTACGGCGTGACGTTCCCGTTGTTGGCCAAGACCGACGTCAACGGCCCGGACCGGCACCCGCTGTATGCCGAGCTGACCAAGGCCGCCGACGCCGACGGCCAGGCCGGCGACGTGCAATGGAACTTCGAGAAGTTCCTGATTGCCCCGGGCGGCACCGTCGTCAATCGGTTCCGGCCGCAGACAGCCCCCGACGCACCGGAGGTCATCGCGGCGATCGAGGCGAATCTGCCCGGCTGACCGGATCGCCATCTGGCGTCTGGGTTCGGTACATCCGCTGGTCATCTGCGGTTGCGACACTGGCCGCATGAGTGGGCAGTTGATCGTGTCGGTGTCGGGTATCAGCGCGCAGACGCTGCCCGCGGTGGATTCGTTCTGTGCGGAGCTCGACGGCCGCGGGGTGCCCGTGTCGCTGCTGGTGGCGCCGCGGCTCAAGGGCGGCTATCGGCTGGACGAGGACCCGGACACCGTGGACTGGATCGCGCAGCGCCGCCGGGACGGGGCGGCCGTCGTGCTGCACGGCTACGACGAGGCCGCCACCAAGCGTCGCCGCGCCGAGTTCGCGGTGCTGCCCGCGCACGAGGCGAACCTGCGCCTGATGGGCGCCGACCGGATAATGGACCATCTGGGGCTGCGGACGCGATTGTTCGCCGCGCCCGGGTGGGTGGTGTCCGACGGTGTGGTTAAGGTTCTGCCGCGCAACGGTTTCCGGCTGCTGGCGGGACCCGCCGGCATGACCGATCTGGTGCGGGGCTCCACGCAGAGCGCGCGGGTGCTCGGGATCGGTGCCGGGTTCGTGGCCGAGGCCTGGTGGTGCCGCACGCTGGTGCTCTCGGCCCAGCGGACCGCCCGC
This DNA window, taken from Mycolicibacterium sp. MU0050, encodes the following:
- a CDS encoding glutathione peroxidase, yielding MSLNDIALTTLDGGSTSLAEYSDRAVLVVNVASKCGLTPQYSGLEQLARDYGERGLTVLGVPCNQFMGQEPGTAEEIQTFCSTTYGVTFPLLAKTDVNGPDRHPLYAELTKAADADGQAGDVQWNFEKFLIAPGGTVVNRFRPQTAPDAPEVIAAIEANLPG
- a CDS encoding DUF2334 domain-containing protein, producing MSGQLIVSVSGISAQTLPAVDSFCAELDGRGVPVSLLVAPRLKGGYRLDEDPDTVDWIAQRRRDGAAVVLHGYDEAATKRRRAEFAVLPAHEANLRLMGADRIMDHLGLRTRLFAAPGWVVSDGVVKVLPRNGFRLLAGPAGMTDLVRGSTQSARVLGIGAGFVAEAWWCRTLVLSAQRTARRGGIVRLAVSARQLRKSGPLQAALDVVDLALLHGCVPTVYRWRPRTLVADAA